GAGCATGGAAAGCAAAACTTTGTTTTTCACGAAGGTCCAGTTTTTGCGAATATTGTCTTAGCTGATGAAATTAACCGTGCAACACCTAAGACTCAAAGCTCTCTGCTTGAGGCCATGGCTGAAAAAACAGTAACTGTTATGGGTGATACGAAAAAATTAGCAGAGCCCTTTTTTGTTCTTGCGACCCAAAACCCGTTGGATACTGAAGGTACGTATCCATTACCAGAAGCACAAATGGATCGATTTTTATTGAAAATTAACGTCGATTACCCTACGAAAGAACAACTGAAGGAAATTATCAAAAAGACAACAACAACGACAACACCATCATTACAAAAAGTGATCAATCGTGATGATATAGTTGAAATCCAAAATCTTGCTAAAGAGATACTTGTTAGTGACGATGTGTTAGAATTTGCAACCAATATCATCGTTGCAAGTCACCCTACGAATGATTCTTCACCAGAGATGATAAGAAAGTTTGTTCGTTATGGCTCAGGGCCTCGTGGGTTACAAAGTATGATACAAATCGGCAAGGTGCATGCGTTAAGTAATAGTAGAGTTCATCTTTCAAAAGGAGATATTAAAAAGTGTGCGAAAGCTGTTTTACGGCATCGGCTATTTTTAAATTTTGAAGGTGAAGCGGCCGGTATTAGTACAGATACCATCATTGAAGAATTAATTACAACTGTTGAGCAAAGCGTGAATAAAAAATGACCAAAATTTTAGACAGTGCTTTATTAATGCGTCTTAAAAAGCATCGAATTCAATCAAAACGACAAAAGCGTGGCTTCCAACAAGGAGCAAGAAGATCAATGAAACAAGGGCAATCATTGGACTTTTCGGATTATCGTCAATATCAGCCAGGTGATGACTTGCGACAAATTGATTGGAATATATATGCACGTACAAACAAGCATTATATTAAGAGATTTTTAGATGAACAAGAATTAGTTATTTCTTTATATTTAGATTGTTCAAAATCAATGAATCTAATTGACGAAAAATGGCTTTTGGCTAAAAGGTTAGCAGCTACACTTGGATATATGTCATTAAGTCATGATGATAGAGTTGGGATTTTTCCAGTATGTTCTACGGACTCTCCGTTTTTTTATAAAAAAGGGAGAGCATATGCTAACAAGGCTGCTTTTTATATAAGTGAGTTAGCAAATAGTGTATCAGAACAAACTACATTTTCGCAAAGTATTACTACAAACATCGTTCCTAAATCAGGTGTGAGCATCATCATAAGTGACTTTTTAGAGCCACTAGATGATATAAAGGCTGCTCTTAAAAAAATTCAGGCGAATAGACAGGAATTATATGTAATTCAATTATTAACGGAAGAAGAAACTAATCCAAACTATCAAGGTGATTTAAAATTAATAGATAGTGAGATGAATCAACAAATGAATGTTTCAATGTTACCTTCAATTAAAAGAAATTATGTGAACCGTGTAAACCAACATACTGAGGATCTAGAGCAATTTTGCTTTGATCGTGGAATTGGTTTTATAAGATGTTCTACAAACGAAACAATTGAAGAAATTATTTTTGAATCGTTGATGCCAAAAGGTTGGATTGTGTGAGGTGAGTAGATGGGATTAATAGCGCCAACATATTTGTTATTAAGTATCTTTTTATTAGTAGTTATCGCTTTTTATTTATTTAGAAAAAAATATCAACAGCAAGTGATTCCATCGACACTGTTATGGCAACAAGTGATGCAAGAGTGGGAAGCATCTAAATGGTGGAGGAGGTTGCAGCGTCACATCCTGCTATACCTACAACTGCTAATCCTTTCCATGATTATTATCGCTTTAGCCCAACCGTATTTTAATGATTCAGCAATTGAAGGGGATCACATTGTTATCGTGGTAGACACATCAGCATCAATGAGTGCTAAAGAAAAAGATGAAAGCCGTATTGATATAGCAAAAAATGAGATTGTAAAAATGATAGATAAATTACAAGCTCAAAAAGTCACAATTATTGGGTCGGGTAAGAAGCCGGAAATTTTATTATCACAAGATCCGAATAAGCAAAACATCCTTAAAGTGATTAGTGATTTACAATTGTCTTATGAGAATGCTAACATTGCTGAAGCAATTCAGTATGGAGCTGCGTTATTAGCAGATGATACAGGTGAAATCCAAGTTTTTTCTGATTCGGTTTTGGAGGAAGACATAGCTACAATGTTTGTTGACGAGAGGATTGTTGTAAATAACATCGGTACTTCAACAAATAATATTTCTTTAAGATCTTTCGGTGTCGGTGAAATTGGTGATGAGATAAGGGCGGTTGCGTCAGTAGCAAATGATTCAGCGAGTAAGGTAATATTTACAATAAATATTGAGTCGAATGGTAAGCAATTGCATACATCAAAGGAAGAAATTGAGCCTAAAACAATACGTGATATTCAAATTCCTCAACTGCCTGAATACGATTATTACAAAGCAACAATTAATGTAAATGATGATTATCAGCTCGATAATAGCAGTGTTGCTTTTATGAATATAAATGATGACCCAACCGTCAATCTAATAGGTAATGTGAGTCCATTTATATCTAAAGCACTCGTCAATATGAGTAAAGAAGTAGTTCAAGCAGACAGTGTTGATGACCTCACAGACAGTGAAGAGGGAGTATATATCGTAAGTAATTTACCTGAGGACAAATGGCCCGATGGTCCGTTAATGATTCTGTCACCTACCTTAGGTGGTTCTTATGAAGTAAAAGAAAAAGTACAACTTGAACAAGCAATTGAAGTGAAGAGTAATGATCCATTATTTCAATTTGTTAACATGAATAATATTTACGTTCAAAATGCGTACCCACTTGAAGGTTTAGGACTATCTACAATTGCATCAAGTGGTAAAACGGATCTTATTAGTAAGGGCACATATGAAGGACATCCTATTATTTTCTTGTCCATGGATATCGAAGATTCAGATTGGCCTCTACATGCAAGCTTTCCGATCTTTTTATATAATGCGGTCACTTATTTAACTGAGCAGAATTCTCAACTAGGTTATTTTTCTCCTGGTGAGGTAAGAGACGTTTCTTTATCGACGGATGCGTCAAGTCGTTCTATTCTTAATGAAGATTATGAAGTAGTGAAGGAAATGACTATGGATGATGGGGTTTTAGCAGTTCCAAATGAACCTGGAATTTATAGGTTTATTGAACGCGGTGAAGATGGACAGAAGGAAAAGTTATTTGCAGTCATCTTAGAAGAAAGTGAAAAGAAGATGGTGTCTTCAGAAAGTTTTGTCTTAGCTGAATCTGACTCTAAAGCTGAAAACAATACAAGCAAACGGCATAATGTCGCTTCATACTGGTTTATATTAATTGCCACTATGATATTAATTGTGGAATGGGAGGTGTACCGACGTGGGATTAGAGCTTAAGTATCCTCTCCTGCTCTTACTATTTATACCTGCAATTATGACGATTGTGTTATTTGCGAAAGACAAAACACAGCTAGGTAAGATTGAAAAATTGTCTGTTATTACGCTTAGATCGATCATATATACATTATTAATCCTTGCCTTGACGGTACCGACTATATTATACCCAATTAATGGAGTGACGACTGTATTTGTCGTCGATCGTTCTGCAAGTGTTGGCCAACAAGAAAATAAGATGGTTGGGGCTGTGGAGGATGCGGTAGATAAGAAGGAAGTAGAGGACCGCTATGGTATCGTATCTGTTGCTGATAATGCATCTGTAGTTCGTTCCATATCAGAAAAACCGTTAAATACGACGCAGTTGCCTGTTATGGAAAAAACAAATTATACAAATCTAGCAGAAGGTATTCAACTCGCTTCGTCTATGCTGTCAAATGCAGGAGGCAGGGTTGTAGTATTAACAGACGGGAATGAAAACGTAGGTGATGCTTTGCAGGCTACGAAATTTGCAGCTCAACAAGGTATAGAAATTGATGTAATGCCATTTGCACCGGCAACTAAAACTGATGTAGCGATAGAAAGCCTTGAAGTACCATCTACATTATATGTAGGGGAGCAAGCAAAGCTAAGTATAGATATAGAAAGTAATCAAGATTTGAATGCTACTCTACAAATCACGAAAAACAATGAACAAATTATTAGTGAAAAGATTGATGTAAAGCAAGGAAGAAACAGTTATTCTTTTTCACATATCGTAGATTCTACTACATTGCATTCATATAAAGCAGAAATCATTGCAGAAGGTGATGAAGTACAACAAAATAATGCTGCCCATGCAGTTGCTAGCGTAAAAGGAACACCAACTATTTTGATCGTTGAAGGCAACGAAGGTGATGCGGATAATTTAGCAAACGCGATTAATTCAGCCAGCTTGAATATAGTAGAAACAAAACCAGAGTTATTGCCTACCAATATTGCTGCTTTGCTACAATATGACTCAATCGTCTTTGCTAATGTTTCAGCTACAAAGGTCAGCCAATTACAAATGGAAATGATTAAAACGGCTGTAAATGATTTCGGTGTTGGCTTCATCATGACAGGTGGAATGGAAAGCTTCGGTCTTGGTGGATATTTTAAAACACCGATTGAGGATATTCTTCCTGTGGATATGGAGCTTAAAGGTAAACAAGAAATGCCGTCCTTAGGAATGGCTATTGTGTTAGATCGTTCAGGAAGTATGGCAGGTTATAAAATGGACCTTGCTAAAGAAGCTGCTGCACGAACGGTTGAATTATTAAGAGATAAAGATACTCTTGGTTTTATCGCATTTGACGACAAACCATGGCAAATTGTTGAAACTGCACCCCTAGATGATAAACAAGAGGTAGTAGATAGTATTCGTTCAATTCAGGAAGGTGGAGGGACAGCTATTTTTCCCGCTTTACAGCAAGCGTATGAACAATTAACTCCTCTAGAGTTAAAACGAAAACACATCATTTTATTAACAGACGGTCAATCTGCAACGAATGCTGACTATAACTCATTAATATCTGATGGATTAAATGACAATATTACGATTTCGACTGTTGCAATTGGCTCAGATGCAGACCGAAGATTACTTGAATCTCTAGCAATGGAAGGAAATGGGCGTTTCTACGATGTCGCTGATGCCTCAACAATTCCTAGTATATTGTCTAGAGAAACGGCTTTGACTACTAGAACATACATTGAAGATAATCCTTTTTATCCTACACCAATTGCAGGTACAAGTGTATCGCAATTGTTTGGCGAGGGCATTCCGAAAATGAATGCTTATATTGCGACGACAGAAAAGGGAAGGGCTGAAACAGTTCTTACATCTGAAAAGGGTGACCCAGTGCTAACTCGTTGGAAATCCGGTTTAGGTAAAACAATAGCTTGGACGTCTGATCTAAAAGGTGAATGGGCAGGAGCTTGGCCAGCATGGAATGAGTGGCCTGTTATGTGGAATGATCTAATTACATGGACGTTACCTACATTTCAACAGGATGCATATGATGTTGTTCAAACTACAAATGGCAAAGAAGTAGTACTAACGATTGAATCAGCCGACACAGATTTATTGCCATTAGAGAGCAAGCTTGTGGACGACCAGGGTTCAGAGGTTGATGCAGAGGTACGTAGTATAGCTCCAGGAAAGTATGAAATGAGCTTTACTGCTGAACCTGGAATTCATTATTTGCAATTAATGAAGCGTGAAGGAGAAGAAATTAAGAGTACTTTTAACAAAGCTATAGTAGTTCCATATTCAAAAGAGTTTGAAGTAAAAAAAGAAAATGATCCATTACTTCAAGACATTGTAACGGTTGGGAATGGTAAGGTAATAGAAAGTCCTGAACATGCATTTCGAGCGTTAACAAATAAAAATGTGAAAAAGCAAACGATTGAAGAATTATTATTGTTGCTAGCCTTCTTCCTTTTTATTATAGAAATTGCTATAAGAAGATTTGGTATACAGCCGCTTATTGCCAAGGTAGCTACCATGCGCTCAAACCATCAGCATGAAGCTGCTGCCAAAAATGAAAAAATAGAAAAAACGTTCGGAAGATTACAAGAAAAGAAAAAGGTATCTACACATCGTATTCATCAAGTAGAGACTAAAATGACTATTGATAAAAATGTAACAAAGAACGTTAGTAACAAGCCTATTTCTAACGTTAAGCAAAAGGATAATAAGATTCTCAAAAATAATGGTGATAATAAGGCGAACAGTAAAGTTGATCAAACCGATGATCATGAGGCTCGGCTAGATCGATTATTAAAAGCAAAAAATAAAAGACGTCGTTAATTGTGACAATTTAGTGTCTGTGATATTTCTTTCTTTACGTTTAATAGTACAATATACTATCTTTAATGTTGGAGTATGGTGTATTTTTCTATTATAATCAAAATGGTTGAAAAAATTGACTGTATGAGATGGGCATTTTTACAGTCAATGCGAAGAAAGGAACAAATTGTATGACAAAAAAATATCTTGTACTTATCACAATGTCATTATTATTTATCCTAGCTGGATGCGGGAATGCTGAATCAGATAAGGCTGCAATACCTAATCAAGTGAAATATCCTGTTGAAGATTTTACTTTTACTGACCAAAATGGCGAGCCATTTGGGCTTAATGATTTAGAAGGGAAAATCTGGGTAGCTGATTTTATTTTTACTAGTTGTACGACAGTATGCTCTCCGATGACTGCAAATATGGCAAGGTTACAACGTATGTTAGAAGAGGAAGGAATAGAAGGCATTGAATTCGTATCCTTTAGCGTAGACCCTGAAGTGGATGCCCCCGAAATACTAGAGGAATATGGGACGAAGTTTGATGCGAATTTTGACAACTGGCATTTTTTAACTGGTTATGAGCAAGGTTTTATCGAAGAGTTTGCAAAAAGTAACTTTAAGACATATGTCCAAAAGCCGAAAAATGAAGATCAAGTTATACATGGTATCGACTTTTATTTAATTGATCAAACCGGTACAATTATCAAGTATTATTCAGGAGTAACAGATACACCATATGACGAAATCGTTTCGCATATTAAAGTGCTGCAATAGATTAAGGGTGTATTAGTAAATATTAACATAACGTCGATGGTTCATTTTATGGGTCATCGACGTTTTTGATTAACCTACAATTTAGGGATGAATAAATTTAAGTTGTATTCCAGAAAAAGAAGGAATTTGTCTTGTCCATGTCAAAGTAAATAAGACCTTCCTACATTCCTAAATTACCAATAATTTTTCATATGAATGCTACATGTTACAAATTACAAGTCATAAACTAATGATACTTAACCTATATCGTAAAGCTTGAGGGTGTTGTCATGAAATTCAGGTTTTGGATAGTATGTATTAGTTGCTGCTTGTTATTAGGAAATGATCATACTTATGCAGAGATGAGTGAAGCAGATGTAATAAAGTATGAAGCAAGAAGAGTAAAAGCCGCGTCAAATGGCGTTGTTTCTCTCGTTGCACTTGGAGACTCTGTAACAAAAGGTGTTGGAGATAGCTCTGGAATGGGTGGGTATCCTGGCTTTTTGAAGGAATTATTAACAAAGGAAAGTTATGTACATAAAGTTACAGTGAATAATTTCGGTAAAAGAGGCTTGCGTAGTTCGCAATTATTAGAGCTCGTTAAACAAAATGAGATTATTCACTCTTTAAAGAATGCAGATATAGTGGTAGCTTCGATAGGTGGCAATGATATTATGAAGGTGGTTCGTGATAACTATTTCGAGCTCACTATTCCGATGTTCGATAAGCAGCAACAAAACTATGAAAAAAATATAGGTGAAATATTAGCAGCAATAAGAAGTGAAAACCCTTTTTGCATTATCGTGATCATTGGGCTATATAATCCATTTAGTGTTTGGTTTGATAATTTGGAAGAAATAAATATAATTATGCGAAAATGGGATGAAGTAAGCAAACAAATTGCTTTGGGCCACAAACAGACCCTTTTTGTGGAAATTGGAGATTTATTTGAAAAAAATACGAAAGCGTTACTAAATAATGATTATTTTCATCCCAATACAGTGGGGTATCAACTAATTGCAGAAAGAGTGTATGATAGCTTAAAACAACGCTATCAACAATTTCAAAGAAATTTCTAAGCTAAAATTTAAGTAAGTAGGGATTATGATGAAAGAACATTATTGGAAGTGGCTTTTTTTAGGACTATTGACAATAAATATAATTGTTGTTTTTTATGTTAGTTATTTAATCATGCAGTCGGATGATCATGTCCGATTAGAAGAACGATCTACAACAGATGATGAATATTCTGAATTTTTGATAAGAACGAACAAACAAGAACTTAATGAATTAATCAACTATAACATTAAAAAACAATCGAAAGATCAACCAATTGAATACGAGGTGATCTTAGGAGAAACTGTTGAGTTAATAGGAACGGTTTCAATGTTTGGGAAAAAAATAAATATGGTAATGGACTTTATTCCCGATCTGCAGGAAGATGGTACGATTGTTTTACAACAACAATCAATGTCAGTTGGGAACCTCAAAATACCAGTATCCGCTATATTAAAATATATTAGTGACCACTATCCTATACCAGATTGGATTACTATTCAGCCTTCTCAGAAGCTTATAAATGTTAACTTTAACGAATTACAGATAGATGATGAAGGAATGAAAATGAAGTTTAATAAATTTGACTTAGCAAATGATCATATTGAGATGGTTTTATTATTTCCAGCTATAAAATAAGTGTAGTATCGAAACTCACTTGTCACAAATTGCTAAAGGTTATTTTCGTAAACATTGAATTGTTATCAAAGAAGTACTTATAAAAAGTGTTTTACATTGTTAGTCCTCAATATACAGTAGAAAAGCTGCTACGCACTCTAATGTGTAGGGATTACTTCTTAATATGAAAAACATCAATCAATGCGAAAGCAGCCTTATTAAAGAAATTTTAGTGCAACCCCCATAAACTGCAAAATATTAGTCGAAACATATGTTAAAGAGTAAATCGACGATATTTTATATTGGAGGGAGCTTGGAAGATGCAAGTAAAAGGACAATTCCACAATTATATGCAAGGAACGTTTAATGACATCATTGCAGAAATAGATAAGTTAGCAAATTTTGCGAAAAATCCAAATGTACTTAATGAGATAGAAATTGAGAAATTAGAACTGAGTTTAAAGCAAAATGTTAAAGCCATTGAATATTTAACAACAGAACAACAATGAAATCTTCCTTCATATTCAAGGTTTATGAACAACAATAGGTGGGGAATTTACCCCACCTATCATTTATTGTTGTCTTCATTTGTAAAAGGTTTTGTTACAATCTGTGTTGCTTATATTTTTGCATATGTCGCTAAAAGGTTAATTTTCCGATCATTAACATAGAAAAAATAGTGACATGAAATCCATTAGTAAACAAATGGCTTAAAAAATTTAATTAAAACCCCGTACATGACCGTTCATTTCTTCCCTTACTTTTCTACTAATAGTGTAAGAGAGTATGCCCAAACAAACTAGTTATTTTTTAAACGCCGTACTTCATCTTCCAATTGGTTTATCCGCCTGTTTAACCGATAAAAAATTGGAGCATATACAATCGCAATAAAGATAACAATACCCCAAGACAAGTATCATCACACCTTTGTTAATTTTTTGTATCATTATAGCATTACTACCGAATGATGCCAATATGTGTAACTGCTAAGCAATTTATAGGATTAAAAATAATCATATAATTTTCTGATTTTCTAATAGGGATTTTATTTACCTAGTTATTGAATTGTCATGAAGAAAAGAGGCAACATTACCTTTATTATTTTCAACCCATACTATCGTCTCTAATAGACTATCGTACATATGCTGCTTCATTTCCTCATATTTGGATGTTGACATAATACACGTAACAGTACCGTCACCGTTATCATTTATCTCAATAATCCCATCAGAAGCTATTAATTCAATCTCATTTTCTAGGAATAATGCAATTGGTAATGTTATTTCTACATGTAGTGATCCTTTGTTCAGGTCAACCGGATCTTTTTCAGCTCCTGATATCACAACTTCTGTTACATTGTTTTTCTCTGACTTTGATTCATCCGATTGACTACTACAAGAAGATAAATAAATGAGAATCATAGCAAGGTATAATAACTTTTTTCTAATGACTTCAATACCTCCTTTTTAATTAGTGCATCTTACAATAATGACATAGGTCGTATTTGTTATATTTTCTTGTGAAAAGGACCTATCAATACGAAAATAGTTCAAGACTTAGAGCTAAACAAAATTATTGACCTCTAACTATTAAGGAGAAGTTACGTCATATATCATTTAATAATCGTAGAAAAACTCGATAATCGCTTTATTTTTACAAGCTTAATCTTTTGCATTTTCTTATAAAAAAAATGTATTATCAGTTACATACAATTGAAAGGTGTGATTAGATGAGAAATAATGAATTAGCTACTTTTGCTGGGGGCTGTTTTTGGTGTATGGTTAAGCCTTTTGACGAGCAACCTGGCATTAACAAATTAATATCTGGTTATACTGGTGGACATAAAGAAAATCCAACATACAAGGAAGTATGTTCTGAAACAACAGGTCATTACGAAGCAGTTCAAATCTCGTTTAATCCAGAGGTTTTTCCGTACGAAAAATTGTTAGAATTATATTGGATGCAAATTGATCCTACAGATGCTGGTGGACAATTTCATGACAGAGGGGATTCGTATAGAACTGCTATCTTCTATCATACAGAAGAACAAAAGAAATTAGCAGAACAATCAAAAGAAGACCTCGAAAGAAGTGGAAAGTTTAAACAACCTATCGTAACAAAAATTTTACCTTCAATGACATTTTATCAAGCTGAAGAATATCATCAAGATTATTACAAAAAAAATCCGTTTCGCTATAAAATGTACCGACAAGGCTCAGGGAGAGATACATTTTTGAAAAAACATTGGCGAGACACAAAAAAAGATGAACAATTAAAGCAAAGGTTAACTCCAATTCAATATGAGGTTACACAAAACAATGGTACAGAACCACCCTTCAAAAATGAATATTGGGATAATAGGCAAGAAGGGATTTATGTGGACATTGTCTCAGGTGAACCACTATTTAGCTCTCTCGAACAATTTGATTCAGGTTGTGGTTGGCCTAGCTTCACTAAACCAATATATGAAACAGGTGTCAAAGAAGATATGGATGTAAGTCATAATATGGTAAGAACTGAAGTGAGAAGTAAACAAGCAGACTCTCATTTAGGGCATGTTTTTGAGGATGGTCCAGGCCCTAACGGTTTACGTTATTGTATTAATTCAGCTGCACTAAAATTTATTCCAAAGGATGAGCTAGAAGAACAAGGCTATGGTGATTTTAAGAGACTATTCAAAAAATAAAGTCTCTGCTTGTTTTTTACAAAAATTTAAGCAGTTTTCATCAATATATAAGATAAAAGACAAGATGACACGAATGAAAGCTGTCCACGTAATCATTTTTAATTCGTATAGTATCAACCTATGCATTTACAGACAATAAAAAATACAATCGCTTAACGGATAAAACCCCATCAAAAAGATAGGGACTTATCTGTTAAGCGCATTCTTATGAACTTTAATATAAACTTTACATATCATTTTAATATTTGTTAATAATGAATAAGACCGCATTGCTTTACTCATCTATGACTATTGTGAGGTAAATACTATGACGATCGTTAGACTTGGATATGTTGCAATGAGCATGGAACTGACAAATTCCTCTCCATCAAAAACAATGACCTTCTCACAATTTCAGAAAATACAGGATCGAGAGGCAGCATTGCATAAATTGGAACAAATATCACAGTTAAATTTAAACAACACTTTCAAACATTTAAAACATAATGTTGCATCTGATGTTCATTTTTATCGTTTCACTTCACGGCTAATTCCATTAGCAACCCACGAAGAGCTTGTTGATTGGAATTTTTTACAGCCATTAAAATTGTTACTGCGTGATATTGGAAATTTTGTCAACAAGCATCAAATGAGGATCGACTTTCACCCTGATCATTTTGTCATTATAAATTCTCCCAA
This Bacillus sp. SM2101 DNA region includes the following protein-coding sequences:
- a CDS encoding BatA and WFA domain-containing protein gives rise to the protein MGLIAPTYLLLSIFLLVVIAFYLFRKKYQQQVIPSTLLWQQVMQEWEASKWWRRLQRHILLYLQLLILSMIIIALAQPYFNDSAIEGDHIVIVVDTSASMSAKEKDESRIDIAKNEIVKMIDKLQAQKVTIIGSGKKPEILLSQDPNKQNILKVISDLQLSYENANIAEAIQYGAALLADDTGEIQVFSDSVLEEDIATMFVDERIVVNNIGTSTNNISLRSFGVGEIGDEIRAVASVANDSASKVIFTINIESNGKQLHTSKEEIEPKTIRDIQIPQLPEYDYYKATINVNDDYQLDNSSVAFMNINDDPTVNLIGNVSPFISKALVNMSKEVVQADSVDDLTDSEEGVYIVSNLPEDKWPDGPLMILSPTLGGSYEVKEKVQLEQAIEVKSNDPLFQFVNMNNIYVQNAYPLEGLGLSTIASSGKTDLISKGTYEGHPIIFLSMDIEDSDWPLHASFPIFLYNAVTYLTEQNSQLGYFSPGEVRDVSLSTDASSRSILNEDYEVVKEMTMDDGVLAVPNEPGIYRFIERGEDGQKEKLFAVILEESEKKMVSSESFVLAESDSKAENNTSKRHNVASYWFILIATMILIVEWEVYRRGIRA
- the msrA gene encoding peptide-methionine (S)-S-oxide reductase MsrA; amino-acid sequence: MRNNELATFAGGCFWCMVKPFDEQPGINKLISGYTGGHKENPTYKEVCSETTGHYEAVQISFNPEVFPYEKLLELYWMQIDPTDAGGQFHDRGDSYRTAIFYHTEEQKKLAEQSKEDLERSGKFKQPIVTKILPSMTFYQAEEYHQDYYKKNPFRYKMYRQGSGRDTFLKKHWRDTKKDEQLKQRLTPIQYEVTQNNGTEPPFKNEYWDNRQEGIYVDIVSGEPLFSSLEQFDSGCGWPSFTKPIYETGVKEDMDVSHNMVRTEVRSKQADSHLGHVFEDGPGPNGLRYCINSAALKFIPKDELEEQGYGDFKRLFKK
- a CDS encoding YpmS family protein translates to MKEHYWKWLFLGLLTINIIVVFYVSYLIMQSDDHVRLEERSTTDDEYSEFLIRTNKQELNELINYNIKKQSKDQPIEYEVILGETVELIGTVSMFGKKINMVMDFIPDLQEDGTIVLQQQSMSVGNLKIPVSAILKYISDHYPIPDWITIQPSQKLINVNFNELQIDDEGMKMKFNKFDLANDHIEMVLLFPAIK
- a CDS encoding SCO family protein; translated protein: MSLLFILAGCGNAESDKAAIPNQVKYPVEDFTFTDQNGEPFGLNDLEGKIWVADFIFTSCTTVCSPMTANMARLQRMLEEEGIEGIEFVSFSVDPEVDAPEILEEYGTKFDANFDNWHFLTGYEQGFIEEFAKSNFKTYVQKPKNEDQVIHGIDFYLIDQTGTIIKYYSGVTDTPYDEIVSHIKVLQ
- a CDS encoding VWA domain-containing protein, yielding MGLELKYPLLLLLFIPAIMTIVLFAKDKTQLGKIEKLSVITLRSIIYTLLILALTVPTILYPINGVTTVFVVDRSASVGQQENKMVGAVEDAVDKKEVEDRYGIVSVADNASVVRSISEKPLNTTQLPVMEKTNYTNLAEGIQLASSMLSNAGGRVVVLTDGNENVGDALQATKFAAQQGIEIDVMPFAPATKTDVAIESLEVPSTLYVGEQAKLSIDIESNQDLNATLQITKNNEQIISEKIDVKQGRNSYSFSHIVDSTTLHSYKAEIIAEGDEVQQNNAAHAVASVKGTPTILIVEGNEGDADNLANAINSASLNIVETKPELLPTNIAALLQYDSIVFANVSATKVSQLQMEMIKTAVNDFGVGFIMTGGMESFGLGGYFKTPIEDILPVDMELKGKQEMPSLGMAIVLDRSGSMAGYKMDLAKEAAARTVELLRDKDTLGFIAFDDKPWQIVETAPLDDKQEVVDSIRSIQEGGGTAIFPALQQAYEQLTPLELKRKHIILLTDGQSATNADYNSLISDGLNDNITISTVAIGSDADRRLLESLAMEGNGRFYDVADASTIPSILSRETALTTRTYIEDNPFYPTPIAGTSVSQLFGEGIPKMNAYIATTEKGRAETVLTSEKGDPVLTRWKSGLGKTIAWTSDLKGEWAGAWPAWNEWPVMWNDLITWTLPTFQQDAYDVVQTTNGKEVVLTIESADTDLLPLESKLVDDQGSEVDAEVRSIAPGKYEMSFTAEPGIHYLQLMKREGEEIKSTFNKAIVVPYSKEFEVKKENDPLLQDIVTVGNGKVIESPEHAFRALTNKNVKKQTIEELLLLLAFFLFIIEIAIRRFGIQPLIAKVATMRSNHQHEAAAKNEKIEKTFGRLQEKKKVSTHRIHQVETKMTIDKNVTKNVSNKPISNVKQKDNKILKNNGDNKANSKVDQTDDHEARLDRLLKAKNKRRR
- a CDS encoding DUF58 domain-containing protein; its protein translation is MTKILDSALLMRLKKHRIQSKRQKRGFQQGARRSMKQGQSLDFSDYRQYQPGDDLRQIDWNIYARTNKHYIKRFLDEQELVISLYLDCSKSMNLIDEKWLLAKRLAATLGYMSLSHDDRVGIFPVCSTDSPFFYKKGRAYANKAAFYISELANSVSEQTTFSQSITTNIVPKSGVSIIISDFLEPLDDIKAALKKIQANRQELYVIQLLTEEETNPNYQGDLKLIDSEMNQQMNVSMLPSIKRNYVNRVNQHTEDLEQFCFDRGIGFIRCSTNETIEEIIFESLMPKGWIV
- a CDS encoding SGNH/GDSL hydrolase family protein encodes the protein MKFRFWIVCISCCLLLGNDHTYAEMSEADVIKYEARRVKAASNGVVSLVALGDSVTKGVGDSSGMGGYPGFLKELLTKESYVHKVTVNNFGKRGLRSSQLLELVKQNEIIHSLKNADIVVASIGGNDIMKVVRDNYFELTIPMFDKQQQNYEKNIGEILAAIRSENPFCIIVIIGLYNPFSVWFDNLEEINIIMRKWDEVSKQIALGHKQTLFVEIGDLFEKNTKALLNNDYFHPNTVGYQLIAERVYDSLKQRYQQFQRNF
- a CDS encoding AAA family ATPase is translated as MIELAQKEQQLQAVADKISKSKLEISKFIVGQEDVVDQVLWTIFAGGHALLEGLPGLGKTMLIRTISEVMNLDFSRIQFTPDLMPSDITGTMMLEPNEHGKQNFVFHEGPVFANIVLADEINRATPKTQSSLLEAMAEKTVTVMGDTKKLAEPFFVLATQNPLDTEGTYPLPEAQMDRFLLKINVDYPTKEQLKEIIKKTTTTTTPSLQKVINRDDIVEIQNLAKEILVSDDVLEFATNIIVASHPTNDSSPEMIRKFVRYGSGPRGLQSMIQIGKVHALSNSRVHLSKGDIKKCAKAVLRHRLFLNFEGEAAGISTDTIIEELITTVEQSVNKK